The window GTTGTTTTAACTCTCATAATGGTTGGCGCCGCTTGCGCGCTTGCCGCAAAACCTATCAAGCTGATCGTTGACGGCGAAAACGTGTCTGTCCAGCCGCCGCCTTCTATGATTTCCAGTCGTGTATTTGTACCCATCCGGTTTGTGGCGGAGACCCTGGGTGCTGAAGTTTATTGGGATGCCGGTAATACAGCGGTTGTTGTGAACCAGGGCAATAGAGCCGGCATGTATTTAAAAGGCCGAAACGATCCTCTCGCCGCGGACCAGGGGATAGGCGGGAATTTCATCAGTTCGCAGGAGTTGAAGGACATCCTTGATGACGATAATGACCGTGATCTTGCCGATTTCCGGGATGGTCACAACGGCGGCGACCTTGCCGGAAACGACCCGCTGGTTATTGACCTTCGAGCCGAGGCGGATTACGAGGCGGGACATATTCCCACCGCGGTGTGGGTCGACGCGGCCGAAAACATGTCCGACGCACAAAACGTGAAGGCCCTGAAAGACTTGCTCCAGGAGCACGTTGACAAAGGCGGAAAAAGTGAGATCGTGCTTTACTGCTATACCGGCAATTCGTCCGGTCTGGTTTGCGGCGTCCTGGGAGCCATGGGCTTAAACGTTAGAAATATGCGGTTCGGGTACGATATCGCCTGGGCGGGCACAAAGTCCGCCGACCGTGCCGTACGCGCGACGATCGAGGACAAGGACGGCAACACGCGCACCTGCGGCGGGTGAGGAAGCTAGTAAACCGTACCTTCGGCGAAGGTATAAAAAAGCCCGTTTTGCGCCTCGAAAGGCAGCGAAACGGGCTTTTTATTTTCTTTCAAACAGTGCCCTTCAACGTCCCATGCGCTGTTCGGTGCAGTTTAGGAGGCGTTTGATGTTCCCGCGGTGCTTGTAGACGGCTACA is drawn from Bacillota bacterium and contains these coding sequences:
- a CDS encoding rhodanese-like domain-containing protein; translation: MRKLIIVGTLVVLTLIMVGAACALAAKPIKLIVDGENVSVQPPPSMISSRVFVPIRFVAETLGAEVYWDAGNTAVVVNQGNRAGMYLKGRNDPLAADQGIGGNFISSQELKDILDDDNDRDLADFRDGHNGGDLAGNDPLVIDLRAEADYEAGHIPTAVWVDAAENMSDAQNVKALKDLLQEHVDKGGKSEIVLYCYTGNSSGLVCGVLGAMGLNVRNMRFGYDIAWAGTKSADRAVRATIEDKDGNTRTCGG